Proteins co-encoded in one Leptolyngbya boryana PCC 6306 genomic window:
- a CDS encoding phosphoketolase family protein: protein MTVIPVKQTASLTAEELRKMQAYWQAANYLSVGQIYLLDNPLLREPLKLEHVKPRLLGHWGTTPGLNLIYVHFNRLIKRHDLNVIYVAGPGHGGPGLVANTYLEGTYSEFYPNISQDLEGMKLLFKQFSFPGGIPSHVAPETPGSIHEGGELGYALLHAYGAAFDNPDLLVCCVVGDGEAETGALATSWHSNKFLNPARDGAVLPILHLNGYKIANPTILARLDQEELEALFVGYGYKPYFVEGDDPETVHQLLAGTLDTIVAEIKTIQQDARINGFSKRPRHPMLILRTPKGWTGPKIVDGIPVENTFRSHQVPLAELASQPEHLKLLEDWLRSYQPEKLFDQTGKLIEELAELAPQGDRRMGANPHANGGLLLKDLKLPNFRDYAVEVPNPGTTTAESTRIMGQFLRDVMKLNLDRQNFRVMSPDENNSNRWNAILEVIDRVSTAEILPTDDHLSPDGRVIEVLSEQMCQGWLEGYLLTGRHGFFSCYEAFIHIIDSMFNQHAKWLKVTRHIPWRRSIASLNYLLTSHVWRQDHNGFSHQDPGFIDHVVNKKADVIRVYLPPDANTLLSVTDHCLRSRHYVNLIIAGKQPELQWLDMESAIKHCTAGIGIWEWASNDRGSEPDVVMGCAGDVPTLETLAAVDLLRQHFPDLKVRVVNVVDLMKLQPEEEHPHGLSHKEFDTIFTTDKPIVFAYHGYPWLIHRLTYRRTNHKNLHVRGYKEEGTTTTPFDMVVLNDLDRFHLVLDVIDRVPKLGYTAAYTQQFIRDKLIEHRQYITQYGEDMPEIRNWKWQH from the coding sequence ATGACAGTCATTCCTGTAAAACAGACCGCTTCCCTTACCGCAGAAGAACTGCGTAAAATGCAGGCTTACTGGCAAGCAGCGAACTATCTTTCAGTTGGACAAATCTATCTTCTCGATAATCCGCTCTTGCGTGAACCGCTCAAATTGGAACACGTTAAACCCAGACTCCTGGGACATTGGGGAACAACGCCTGGACTGAATCTAATTTATGTGCATTTCAATCGATTGATTAAACGCCATGATTTAAACGTCATCTACGTTGCAGGTCCGGGGCATGGCGGTCCTGGTTTGGTTGCCAATACCTACCTAGAAGGTACTTATAGCGAATTCTACCCCAACATTTCTCAAGACCTTGAGGGAATGAAACTACTGTTTAAGCAGTTCTCCTTTCCTGGAGGCATTCCCAGCCATGTTGCTCCTGAAACACCTGGCTCTATTCACGAGGGTGGTGAACTGGGCTATGCCTTGCTTCATGCTTATGGTGCTGCGTTTGATAATCCTGATTTGCTGGTTTGCTGTGTTGTGGGAGACGGTGAAGCTGAAACAGGAGCACTGGCAACCAGTTGGCATTCTAACAAGTTCCTCAATCCAGCCCGTGATGGCGCAGTTCTACCGATCTTGCACCTGAACGGCTACAAGATCGCCAATCCAACGATTCTGGCGCGGCTCGACCAAGAGGAACTAGAGGCTCTATTTGTGGGATATGGCTATAAACCGTATTTTGTGGAGGGAGATGATCCTGAAACGGTACATCAACTGTTAGCAGGGACGCTGGATACGATCGTTGCCGAAATCAAAACGATTCAGCAGGATGCCCGCATCAATGGCTTCTCTAAACGTCCTCGCCATCCCATGTTAATTCTACGCACCCCCAAAGGCTGGACAGGTCCCAAAATAGTCGATGGTATTCCTGTCGAAAATACGTTCCGATCGCACCAAGTTCCTTTGGCTGAGTTGGCAAGTCAACCTGAGCATCTCAAACTTCTAGAAGACTGGCTGCGAAGCTATCAACCTGAAAAACTGTTTGACCAGACTGGCAAACTGATTGAGGAACTGGCAGAACTTGCGCCTCAAGGCGATCGCCGCATGGGGGCTAATCCTCATGCCAATGGGGGATTGCTCCTCAAAGATCTGAAATTGCCGAACTTCCGAGACTACGCCGTTGAAGTTCCAAACCCTGGCACAACAACAGCAGAATCAACTCGAATCATGGGACAGTTCTTGCGCGATGTGATGAAACTGAACCTCGATCGCCAGAATTTTCGAGTTATGAGTCCCGATGAAAACAACTCAAATCGATGGAATGCAATCCTGGAAGTGATCGATCGCGTTTCTACGGCTGAAATTTTGCCGACTGATGACCATCTTTCTCCTGATGGTCGGGTGATAGAAGTTCTGAGTGAGCAGATGTGCCAGGGCTGGCTAGAAGGATATCTGTTGACGGGTCGCCACGGATTTTTCTCTTGCTATGAGGCATTCATCCACATCATTGATTCGATGTTCAATCAACACGCTAAATGGTTGAAAGTCACTCGTCATATTCCTTGGCGTCGATCGATTGCATCTCTGAACTATCTACTAACCTCCCATGTTTGGCGACAAGACCACAATGGATTTTCACACCAAGATCCTGGCTTTATCGATCATGTGGTTAACAAAAAAGCAGATGTCATTCGAGTTTATCTACCTCCAGACGCGAACACGCTTCTTTCAGTGACTGATCATTGTTTACGAAGTCGTCACTATGTCAATCTGATTATTGCCGGAAAACAACCAGAGCTACAGTGGCTCGATATGGAGTCCGCAATTAAACACTGCACTGCTGGCATTGGCATCTGGGAATGGGCGAGCAATGACCGAGGTAGTGAACCTGATGTCGTGATGGGATGTGCCGGAGATGTGCCAACCCTTGAAACATTGGCAGCCGTTGATCTGTTACGTCAACACTTTCCCGACTTAAAAGTGCGGGTTGTGAATGTGGTAGATCTGATGAAACTTCAACCTGAGGAGGAACATCCTCATGGATTAAGCCATAAAGAATTTGACACCATCTTCACAACTGATAAGCCCATTGTGTTTGCCTATCACGGCTATCCCTGGCTCATCCACCGCTTGACCTACCGTCGCACCAATCATAAAAATCTTCATGTGCGGGGATACAAGGAAGAAGGAACCACAACCACTCCGTTCGATATGGTGGTACTCAATGATTTAGACCGCTTTCATCTCGTTCTTGATGTCATTGATCGAGTGCCCAAACTGGGTTACACAGCCGCCTATACTCAGCAATTCATCCGCGACAAGCTGATTGAACATAGACAGTACATCACTCAATACGGTGAGGATATGCCTGAAATCCGCAACTGGAAATGGCAGCACTAA
- a CDS encoding cation-transporting P-type ATPase — protein MNHPALLFWNISVAESLQQLQTTPNGLTNDEVARRLTRYGFNRLKPKQQSTILTLLLAQFKSLISSF, from the coding sequence ATGAATCACCCTGCACTGCTTTTTTGGAATATTTCAGTTGCGGAATCGCTTCAACAATTGCAAACTACCCCGAATGGGCTAACGAATGACGAGGTGGCACGACGACTCACACGCTACGGATTTAATCGGCTCAAACCTAAACAGCAGTCAACCATCCTCACGTTGCTATTGGCACAGTTCAAAAGTCTGATATCCTCATTCTGA
- a CDS encoding cation transporting ATPase C-terminal domain-containing protein, protein MLLRTGWFIESIISASMIVLVIRTRKPFFKSQPGRLLLIATLLVAGGTLLMPFTPLATPFNFQLLPISFFLLIGIIIIVYIVVADTMKRFFYQRVKF, encoded by the coding sequence TTGCTGCTTAGAACTGGATGGTTTATTGAATCGATCATTTCTGCTTCGATGATTGTACTGGTGATTCGCACTCGCAAGCCATTCTTCAAAAGTCAACCTGGCAGACTCTTATTAATTGCAACCTTGCTAGTTGCAGGAGGCACGCTCCTTATGCCATTTACTCCACTAGCGACCCCGTTTAATTTTCAACTTTTGCCTATCTCGTTTTTCTTACTGATAGGCATAATTATTATAGTTTATATTGTAGTGGCAGATACTATGAAGCGCTTCTTCTATCAACGAGTCAAGTTTTGA
- a CDS encoding ABC1 kinase family protein has protein sequence MGRSKNSHFNRYSQIANIVARHGLGYFVGILGLERFVPFHQGLLGHSRRTEPYTQPEHIRMAFEELGPTFIKLGQILSTRADLLTPEYQAEFAKLQDQALPVLTNAMEDILAEELGKPINAVFATFDPTPIAAASIGQVYTATLHDGTEVVVKVRRPGIVEQVEEDLEILQNLAVSASYRWELAKQYDVIGLAQEFAQTLRSELDYLREGRNAERFAKNFAHNPNVHIPRIFWESTTSRVLTMERIRGIKVSDLSALNAAGINRKTLAEQIAQLNLQMVFEDGFFHADPHPGNFFIEPNGRIGLIDFGMVGNLDANTQEHLAAILLAVISQDANRLVDAFLELGFAQQTVDRTLLRRDLQYLVSHYYGQPLGEIAIGKILNEMLDVVRRHHLQLPSNLGLFFKAGIINEGVVAHLDPSVSVTALLMPYVEKLLLRQYSPTLWAQRLSEASLYATQWGVELPRKLKYIVGELERGNLRINTQLTNGEPIVRRFERFTNRIVLSIITAALINSLAVLMLIYHPANWEKWAGYFFTVGFIAASTFGIYLIWSTLRSKH, from the coding sequence ATGGGACGCTCTAAAAATTCTCACTTCAACCGATATAGCCAAATTGCTAACATTGTTGCTCGTCATGGGCTTGGGTATTTTGTTGGCATCCTCGGATTAGAACGCTTTGTTCCTTTTCATCAGGGATTACTGGGTCATTCCCGCCGGACAGAGCCTTACACTCAGCCTGAACATATCCGTATGGCATTTGAGGAATTAGGTCCAACCTTCATTAAGTTGGGGCAGATTCTTTCTACACGCGCTGACCTGCTGACACCTGAGTATCAGGCTGAGTTTGCCAAACTTCAAGATCAAGCCTTACCTGTCCTAACCAATGCAATGGAGGACATCTTGGCAGAAGAACTAGGAAAACCAATCAATGCTGTGTTTGCAACATTTGATCCTACTCCGATCGCGGCAGCCTCAATTGGTCAAGTTTACACAGCAACGCTGCATGATGGAACAGAAGTTGTCGTCAAGGTACGCCGACCTGGGATTGTTGAGCAGGTTGAAGAGGATCTAGAAATTCTACAAAATCTAGCAGTTAGTGCTAGTTATCGTTGGGAACTTGCCAAGCAGTACGATGTGATTGGGTTGGCTCAGGAATTCGCGCAAACTCTTCGATCGGAACTAGACTACTTACGTGAAGGACGAAACGCTGAACGCTTTGCTAAAAATTTCGCTCACAATCCAAATGTTCATATCCCGCGAATTTTTTGGGAATCCACAACTTCACGGGTGCTAACAATGGAACGCATTCGAGGAATTAAAGTTAGCGATTTATCCGCTCTAAATGCGGCTGGAATTAACCGCAAGACACTGGCTGAACAAATTGCCCAACTGAATCTGCAAATGGTCTTCGAGGACGGCTTTTTCCATGCAGATCCGCATCCAGGCAATTTTTTCATTGAACCCAACGGACGAATTGGCTTGATTGACTTTGGCATGGTAGGCAACTTAGATGCAAACACCCAAGAGCACCTTGCGGCAATCCTTCTAGCCGTAATTAGCCAGGATGCGAATCGCCTAGTAGACGCATTCCTAGAGCTTGGTTTCGCTCAACAGACCGTAGACCGCACTTTATTAAGGCGAGACTTGCAATATTTGGTTTCCCACTATTATGGACAGCCACTTGGAGAAATTGCGATCGGCAAGATTCTCAACGAGATGCTAGATGTTGTCCGCCGCCATCACTTACAGTTGCCGTCAAACCTGGGCTTGTTTTTCAAGGCTGGAATCATCAATGAAGGAGTCGTTGCACACCTTGATCCATCGGTTAGCGTCACAGCATTGCTGATGCCCTATGTTGAGAAATTACTACTCCGGCAGTATTCTCCGACGCTTTGGGCACAACGGCTCAGTGAAGCGAGCTTGTACGCTACTCAGTGGGGAGTGGAATTACCCCGAAAGTTAAAGTATATCGTTGGTGAACTAGAACGCGGCAATCTGCGGATAAATACACAATTGACCAACGGCGAACCAATTGTTCGCCGATTTGAACGGTTCACAAACCGGATTGTGTTGAGCATTATTACGGCTGCTTTAATCAATAGCTTGGCAGTTTTAATGTTGATTTATCATCCAGCCAATTGGGAGAAATGGGCAGGTTATTTCTTCACAGTTGGATTCATTGCAGCCAGCACATTCGGAATTTATCTGATCTGGAGTACTCTTCGCTCAAAACACTAG
- a CDS encoding MerR family transcriptional regulator, whose protein sequence is MLSRKSKFLRIGQVAIQSGVPIKTLRYYDELGLLKPPIRSRGGFRLFSPEVFDRLMLIKGAQILGLNLQEIKELLQICEQCKCPSETDKQKLETLLQEIDYRILQLRFLQAEFATAIAAFNHS, encoded by the coding sequence ATGCTTTCTAGAAAATCAAAGTTCCTTCGGATTGGTCAAGTCGCTATTCAAAGCGGTGTCCCGATTAAAACACTTCGTTATTACGACGAGCTAGGATTGTTGAAACCGCCTATTCGTAGTCGTGGTGGCTTTCGTCTGTTTTCCCCTGAAGTGTTCGATCGTCTGATGCTAATTAAAGGTGCTCAGATTCTAGGCTTAAACCTTCAGGAAATTAAAGAATTGCTGCAAATTTGTGAGCAATGCAAATGTCCTAGCGAAACAGACAAACAGAAGCTAGAAACCCTGCTCCAGGAAATTGACTACCGAATCTTGCAGTTGCGGTTTTTACAAGCTGAATTTGCAACTGCGATCGCCGCTTTTAATCACAGTTAG
- a CDS encoding HlyD family secretion protein, translating into MTQLLPKPSEKDSLPDLPDSEQSLKTSWKKRLLIGTSLAIAAGGLTTWYFLSRPKPVDLQLSGRIEGYQTDVGAKIGGRVNYIAVREGDQVKTGQVVARLNDDEVQAQLRGAQARLTAAQQQENQSRLQIQVVESQIQQARLTLEQSQGDQQGRIFQADSTVAAAEAQLKQAQAQLKLARVNRDRFAQLVREGAATRQQFDQAQTNYETAQATVEANQKQVDAARGGLTLAQTSSLNPDIRNAQVSGLLQQRQQAYAQLKAAQAEVKNAQAAIQQIQAQIAYLNVISPINGVVTARSVEPGAVVSSGRTLLSVVNLNTVYLRGFIPEGSIGKVRVGQKATVFLDSDPNKPLNSTVAAIDPQASFTPENIYFRDDRVQQVFGIKLQIENPSGFAKPGMPADATILTEQR; encoded by the coding sequence ATGACTCAACTACTTCCAAAACCTTCGGAGAAAGATTCTTTACCTGACTTGCCGGACTCTGAGCAGTCACTAAAAACCTCTTGGAAAAAACGTTTACTAATTGGTACAAGTCTTGCGATCGCTGCTGGCGGACTCACCACCTGGTACTTTCTCTCCCGCCCTAAACCAGTCGATCTCCAGTTGAGCGGTCGCATCGAAGGCTATCAAACTGATGTTGGTGCCAAAATCGGGGGGCGGGTCAACTATATCGCTGTGCGGGAAGGCGATCAAGTGAAAACAGGTCAAGTGGTGGCTCGACTGAATGATGACGAAGTTCAGGCTCAACTGCGCGGCGCACAAGCTCGGCTGACGGCTGCCCAGCAGCAGGAAAATCAGTCTCGTCTACAAATTCAAGTGGTTGAAAGCCAGATTCAGCAAGCCCGATTGACGCTGGAGCAATCTCAGGGCGATCAACAGGGACGCATTTTTCAAGCAGATTCTACCGTAGCAGCAGCAGAGGCACAACTGAAGCAGGCGCAGGCGCAATTGAAGTTAGCGCGGGTGAACCGAGATCGCTTTGCTCAACTGGTGCGAGAGGGCGCAGCAACTCGGCAGCAGTTCGATCAAGCCCAGACCAACTACGAAACCGCTCAAGCGACTGTAGAAGCCAACCAAAAGCAGGTAGATGCTGCCCGTGGTGGCTTGACCCTGGCACAAACTTCTAGCTTGAACCCTGACATTCGTAATGCTCAAGTCTCCGGACTGCTACAACAGCGCCAACAGGCTTACGCTCAATTAAAAGCGGCTCAAGCCGAGGTTAAAAATGCCCAGGCAGCAATCCAGCAGATTCAGGCACAAATCGCGTATCTGAATGTGATTAGCCCAATTAACGGTGTAGTGACGGCTCGCAGTGTGGAACCGGGCGCAGTGGTCAGTAGCGGTAGAACGCTGCTGTCTGTCGTAAATCTCAATACGGTCTATCTCAGAGGTTTCATTCCAGAGGGTAGCATTGGCAAGGTGCGAGTCGGTCAGAAGGCAACTGTGTTTTTAGATTCTGATCCCAACAAACCTCTAAACTCAACCGTTGCCGCGATCGATCCACAAGCCTCGTTCACACCAGAAAACATTTACTTCCGCGACGATCGCGTTCAGCAAGTCTTTGGGATCAAACTCCAGATTGAGAACCCATCCGGCTTCGCCAAGCCTGGAATGCCAGCGGACGCGACCATTCTCACCGAGCAGAGGTAA